CAGCCTCCTGAAGCAGGAGACTCTCCTCCACGGCCGGAACCGCAAGGAAAGCGAGCCCCTCCCGCGGGGTCCGCCTCGGGGCGAcacgccgcgccgcccccgccTGAGATCCATGCCGACGAGGCCCGAAACACATAGCCAGCATGCCCAAAACACATAGCCTAATAGCTTGAGGTTCAGGATGCCCAATCCACCATACTCGAACGGCTTGCACACTTGCTCCCAAGCCACCAGACAATGGCCACCGCTGACAACGTCGGTCCCTTTTCAAAAGAAGGCACGAATCCTCTTTTCAAACCCATCGATCAGCCGCATCGCGATGGAGATTGCTATAGGTGGTGTGGATGGTTTCAAGAGATTTGTGATAGAGTAGTCTTAGGACATTGGTAGGTGTGGATGTAGTGTTATCTTTGTCGAATGTTCGCATCCCACGAGAATTTCTTATAAATCTTTTGCTCCCTTCTCTAAAAACTGTAGGTACTCGTGCAAAATTATGCGTACAAGATGCCACTTACAAGGACTACCACGAATCCATACAGCATGCACCAGACGGGTCCAGGTGCCTTATCTCCATCCAGGCTGCAATACAAGCACAGCTGAGGTGATACTGTTTCAGCAGCAAAAGTACCTTCGGTTCATGTCAAAATGTCAAAACCCCACTGAAAGTTATTCATCACTCGATCGAAGAGACTCGAGCGAAACAGCGCCTGATGATAATAACTATGTACAGATCCCCGCGACGTGATCGTGACCCTGATCTACAACGCGTACATCTTCTTGTACTCGGTGTTGATCAGCTCCGGGTCCCAGTCGACCGGCATGGACCATGATCGGGACTGGCTCGCGGAGGCCTTCCTGATCTTCCTCATGCTCTTCTCCTCCATCCTGTGCGCCACGATGCAGTAGCACATGGAGCCGAGGGTGGTGAGCATGATCACCGCGCCGATGGCCATGGTGCACCATGCCAGCCACCAGTCTCCGCGGCCGACCACGACGTAGGTCAGCGCTATGAACGCCGCGGAGATGAAGAGGCACGCCAGCCACATGAGCTTGTTCATCACGAACACCATCCTCCTCTTGGCCTTCTGCTCCACCACGATCAGCGACGTCTGGACGACCACGACGGCGAGCGAGATGAAGAGCGCCAGCGAGTCGAACACCAGGAACATTATGAAGGCCGGGTCGCTGGCCACGTACGCCTGCCCCAGGGACATGCCGGGGGGCGCCTGGCTCATGTCCTCCACGAAGTTGCCGGGCACGGTGAATATGGCGGCGAAGGCCACGGTGGCGATGAGCACCGCCACGACCGTGTTGGAGTTGATGGCGTTGTTCAGGCCGCCGATGTGGAGCTTCTCCAGCCTGCTCTTGATCTTCTGGACCTGCATCTTGGTCTGCCGTGTCTGCTTGATCTGGGACTGGACGTCGTGCCTGATATCGCTCACGGTTTGCTTCAGCTGCTTTGCCGGGTTTGCAGGATGCGCCGGCTCTTTTGCAGTTACGACGCCGCCGGCGTCTCTCAGAATGTTGACAAGTTCTTGGTTGTTCATCTTCTCAGCAATGGCAAGAGCAGTCTCTCCAGATCTGTTAACTGCATTGACATCAATCCCCTCAACTGATAGTAGAGTCTGCAATATCTGCAAGGAATCACACATGGATCAGTCAATATACAAAAACCACTGCAGAATAGGAACTGGAAAGTTCTCAATAGAACAATTACTAAGAGACATCAATCCTTCTTTCCAAGAACCCTAGCTACATCATGTTTATGTTCAGCTTCAGTGAAATATTATGCCTCTAACAGGTTCAAATAATCTTGTTCttaattttatttatttgtttactgaaagaaagaaaaacattaTTGCAATCCTAAGCAGAGAAGATGTTTACAGCAAAAAAAAGCTGCTGAACTTTATGCTCCAATTAGCCTTAGCAAAACTAGGTTCAGTAACACTGTGACAGGACAGAATAGCAAATGATTGATAAACAGCATAACTGAAAACGGTAAATATATGTAActgtagaaaatgattcacaataTCTGTTCACTTACAACGATATTGCCCTTCCGAGTCGCAACATGCAGTGGCCTGTTCCCCTTGTTATCTTCTAGATGGCTAACTGAGAAATCAGGCTTCAACAACTCAACCACAATTTCAGCATTCGTTCCTTTGGACGCCATATGCAGTGCCGTCTGTCCCTTCTTGTCTGTTCTCAAACCAATCCCTGGATCCTTATTTAACAAGGATCTTACAACTTCCACATGGCCCATCCTCGCCGCGGAATGCAAAACTGTTTTCCCATTATTTCTCGCAATTTTGGCAAGGCTAGCATCAGTTTCCAGTAGGAGGTTGACAATATCAATGTGACCCTGAATGGCAGCAGTTTCCAAAGCCGTGGCGTTTACAGAGTTTGTAGT
The sequence above is drawn from the Triticum aestivum cultivar Chinese Spring chromosome 7A, IWGSC CS RefSeq v2.1, whole genome shotgun sequence genome and encodes:
- the LOC123152140 gene encoding ankyrin repeat-containing protein At5g02620, coding for MERQTSFRLGALEKLKSFRGMDNFRRSKDSPGKRGDTPLHLAARAGSVSNVQRILAESGREMAGELAARPNQDGETALYVAADKGHTEVVREILKVSDMQTAGIKASNSFDAFHIAAKQGHLDVLKELLQAFPALAMTTNSVNATALETAAIQGHIDIVNLLLETDASLAKIARNNGKTVLHSAARMGHVEVVRSLLNKDPGIGLRTDKKGQTALHMASKGTNAEIVVELLKPDFSVSHLEDNKGNRPLHVATRKGNIVILQTLLSVEGIDVNAVNRSGETALAIAEKMNNQELVNILRDAGGVVTAKEPAHPANPAKQLKQTVSDIRHDVQSQIKQTRQTKMQVQKIKSRLEKLHIGGLNNAINSNTVVAVLIATVAFAAIFTVPGNFVEDMSQAPPGMSLGQAYVASDPAFIMFLVFDSLALFISLAVVVVQTSLIVVEQKAKRRMVFVMNKLMWLACLFISAAFIALTYVVVGRGDWWLAWCTMAIGAVIMLTTLGSMCYCIVAHRMEEKSMRKIRKASASQSRSWSMPVDWDPELINTEYKKMYAL